The sequence TGAACTGCCCGGAAATGCAAACATAAAGTTCAGGATCGGATACTGTTACTTTAATGCAGAGGGACATCTTGAAGATGCCATTACTTACCTGGAAAAGGCCTCAGCCAACTCCTCTGCTGAAGCAGATGTCCTTTCGCTCCGGGAGGACAGGTCCCCGCCCGAGGTGTGGCTTCTCCTGGGAAAAGCCTATCAGCGTGCCAACCGGTTTGAAGCGGCTACTCAAGCCTATAACAGGTACCGCGGCATGATGCCGGAAGATGATGAGGGGTACAGGCTTGCCGGCCAGTATATTAAGAGCATTGATAATCTTAAAGGATTTACCGCAAGACCACATCCGGTGGATCAGGAGAATCTCGGAAGAGGTATCAACAGCAACGATGCCGATGTGAATGCTGTCATCTCAGGTGATGGCACAACCATGGCATTTACACGCATATCTAAAAGAGGTTTTGATGTTTTTGTTTCCCGCAGGAGAGGCGATGAATGGGGAAGACCGGTAAACATAACCAGGCATCTCAGAAGGGATTTCCTGATGACAACAGGTATCTCCTACAATGGCAATGAATTGTACCTTGTCTATTACGTGCCCGATGCATCAGATATCTATACCAGTAGTTTTGAGAACGGAGAGTGGAGCAGGGCAAGGAGTATAGGCAGGCCCGTAAACAGCAGGCACAATGAGACACACGCCTCGGTGAGCGCCGACGGCAGCAGGCTCTATTTTACCAGTGACCGGCCAGGAGGGTTTGGGGGACTTGATATATACCGGGCAACTCTCGACGGCCGTGGACGGTGGAGGGATGTGGTCAACATGGGCTCTTCAATCAACACGTCCTTCAACGAAGAGACCCCCTTTGTAACCACCGACGGGAGGTTTTTGTTCTTCAGCTCCGAGGGGCATAACAGCATGGGGGGGTATGATGTTTTTTACGTTGACCTTGAGAACCCGGCTGTTGTTCACAACCTGGGCTACCCAGTCAATGATGCAGGTGATAACCTGTTCTGGTTCCCCGTTGGTGACGGCCGGTCAGGATATGTTTCACTGCATGATGAGAACGGAATTGGCAGAAGTGATATACACCGGGTGACCATGACGGAACCGGAGGCTGTGTTTGCACACCTTGGAGCAAAGGATGAACCGGCAGAACCGGTGCAGGAAAGGCTGCTAGCCGATGAGGCCAGACCTGTTGACGAAGCCGCCGGCGAACCTGTTGGTGATACCCCGCCCGTGGTTATGGATGTACCTGATCCGGAATATGACCCGGTGCCTCATGACCCGGCTCCTGAACCCGATATTGCCGGAATTTATGATCCCGTCGATACCTTTGATCCCGCTGATGAAACTGATCTTTATGAACCTGACATTGATGACCTGAGGGTGCCTTCGGTATTACCGGCCCATATTGCCGAAGGCCGGAGCTACAGTGTTCAGTTCCTGGCACTTGCTGAACCCGTAAGCGCCGACCTTGCAGGTGCCCGACCTGGCGTTATTATTCATTATGACAGGGATGGCATAAACAGGTTGATAACAGGTTATTACCGTACCGAAGCAGAGGCCCTTCCCGTACTTACACAGTTACGTGATACAGGATACCCTGAAGCTTTCATACGTATCAACAATATCGTTCCCAATTACACGATCCAGCTAATGGCAATGAACAATTACCTCGATGGCAGCCATTTCAGCAACCTTGACGAGGTGATGTGCATCAGGGGGAATGACGGGCTTTACAGGTATTCTTACGGACTCTTCTCAAGCCGCGATGAGGCGGAAAGTGAAGCCGGAAGATTACGTGAACTCGGCTATGAAGACCTTTTTATCAGGCAGGTCGACTGGCAGGGTGGTAATCAGTGACCGGCAGGCTTTACCGCCATAGGTTCAAGGTCGGTAAGGCTGGCAATATCAACAGGCCTTTTCTCTGCGATGCTTTTTCTTGCCGCAACGCCTATCAGGATTGACATCACCCCGTCCCTTACTCCTGCCTGCTGTCCCAGCGGATCAGGCATGTCAGGATCCTTGAACAGCTTGTCGTTCATGATCGGATCGCCGCCCCAGTGGCCGCCTCTTGCAAATTCAGCCCTGATGATCTCGGACTGGCGGCTGTTATAAATGCCTACAGGAGTGAACACCAGGTCGACGTGGTCTTTTCGCGGGTATCCAAGGACCCTGGCCTCAAGTCTCCCTTTGGTTCCGTTGAAGGCTATCCAGTAACCGTCGAAATCGGTGTCTGCAGTCAGCGAATAGTTGAGGTAGGCACCATTGGCATATTCCACAATTGCCGAGTGTTTCTCATGTATGTCTATCTGATGCCTGAACACGCAATTATCCCTTATGTAGCCGTCGTAATGCTCATTGTCGGCATAAAGCCTTTTCAGGTAGTCACTTTCATTTATATTCCAGTAGTACGGGCATTCAGAAGTGTAGGCACAGTTCCTGCAGTTCTTCCCCCGGAAGGGGCCCTTACTCCCGAACCTTTCGAGTGCGCCGAATGCCTGCACCCGGGCCGGCTCTGAGTTGATGAACCAGTTGGCCATGTCAAAATGATGGGTTGATTTGTGCACCCAGAGTGTGCCACCCCTGTTGCTCTCGCCGTGCCATCTCATCATGTACTGCTGAAGGTGCGCATGGTGAATCTGCCAGTGAAACTCAACCGACCTTATATCGCCAATCATCCCGTCCATTATCAGTTCTTTCATTTTTGCACGGTAGGGCGGATAACGGTAGTTGAAAGTGACTATCACCCTCTTGCGGTATTTTCTTTCGGCGTCTATGATCGCCTGGGCCTTATTC comes from Marinilabiliales bacterium and encodes:
- a CDS encoding gfo/Idh/MocA family oxidoreductase; protein product: MDRRKFITRTGAAAAGALFVNPVTAMTPPAGSSATRKRLGLVGTGVRGIGMFGRDLLRDYSDYVELVGLCDINPGRLRVASEAIGAGCPTFTSLEEMIRRQKPETLIVTTEDSSHHEVIIKGMEMGCDIITEKPLTIDENKAQAIIDAERKYRKRVIVTFNYRYPPYRAKMKELIMDGMIGDIRSVEFHWQIHHAHLQQYMMRWHGESNRGGTLWVHKSTHHFDMANWFINSEPARVQAFGALERFGSKGPFRGKNCRNCAYTSECPYYWNINESDYLKRLYADNEHYDGYIRDNCVFRHQIDIHEKHSAIVEYANGAYLNYSLTADTDFDGYWIAFNGTKGRLEARVLGYPRKDHVDLVFTPVGIYNSRQSEIIRAEFARGGHWGGDPIMNDKLFKDPDMPDPLGQQAGVRDGVMSILIGVAARKSIAEKRPVDIASLTDLEPMAVKPAGH